In Cystobacter ferrugineus, the DNA window GTCGCTGGCGAGCGTCCTCAAGGCGGAGCTGGCCGAGGAGGACAAATCCGCCTACGCGGCCGCCGCGGTGCGGGTGGGCGCCTCGCGCTTCGCGTCCGAGCCCGCCTCGGAGCAGCCAGGGGCCGGGCCGGTGCTCGCGCTCTCCAAGGGTCAGCCGGGGGAGACCTGCCTGCGCCTGGCGGACGCGAAGGCTCCACGCTCAGCCCTCTTCGAGCGCTGCACCTATGGGCTGGTGTGGCCGGGCTCGGTGCGGCGGTCCGCCCAGGGCTCGGCGGTGGCGGTGGCGGTGCAACTGCTGGAGGGGTGGACCGAGCTGTGGGTCTTCCACCAGGAGGGGGAGGGATGGGTGCTGGACGCACTGGCGCCCGCGGCGACCGAGCCGAACCTGGGCTACGTGGAGCTCGCGGGCTTCTCCCCGGAGGGCTCGCGTGTGCTGGTGGCCCGCGAGGCCCTGGTGGAGGGCCGCATCAAGTCCTCCTTCCAGGTGCTCAAGCGCGACACCCTGCTGCCGGAGAAGAGCGCCGACAGCCCGGGGGGCCTGGGCGCCTTCCAGCGCTGGAGCTCCGCCGACTGGCGCGGCGGCACCGTGGCCATGCGGTGAGCCCGATACCCTCTTGGTCCCTCAGTGGCTTCCGGCGAGCATGGCGAGTTGTCCGGACTTGAGGAGGAGCAATGGCTGGAGCAGTTCACGACGATTGGATGCAGCTCGAGCGCTTCTCGTTCGGCGATGGGCCAGCCTTGATCGACAGCCTTCTCGCCCTGGTGCTGTCGGGCGCGAAGACCGCCACCTGCTGGGCGGCGCGCGACGGCAAGCTCACGGAGGTGGGCAAGCGGATGGTCGCCTGCGACTCCACCGGTACCCCGCGCGTCGTCCTGGAGACCGTCGCGCTCGAACAGGCGCCGTTCGATGAGGTGGACGAGGACTTCGCCCGGGCGGAGGGCGAGGGCGACCTCACGCTTGCCTGGTGGCGCGAGGCCCACCGAGCCTATTTCGAGCGCAACGGTGGCTTCGACCCGAAGATGCTGCTGTGGTGCGAGCGGTTCCGCGTGGTGCGGCTCCTCCAACCGTGGAGGGACTCGTAGGCCGAGCGCCAGAAGTCCACGAACACCGCGGGCGCGGTCGGCGAGTCCATGGTCCGCTGCGTCAGCAGGAGGCGCTCACTTCTGCTTCGTTTCTTCCTGCCATGGGAACTCCGGTGAGCCGTTCGCGAACGGGCCTCCGCCCGGCAGCACCGCCGTGGGCTGCTCGCTGCTCACCGGGGAGCGGATGTACTCCACCCGGGTCTCCTGCTCCGACCTGCGCACCGGAACCCGGCCCTCCTTGCGCGCGAGGGCTTCCTGCACGATGCGGCCCAGCTCTCGCTGTCCGTGGGGATAGGGCGCGGACTCTCCCGTCAGGACACACAGTTGCTCGCGCAGCCGCTGGCCCCGGTGCGTGCGCTCCGCCACCTGCCACCGCAGCAGGTCCATGAGGGCGGCATCCAGCGCCGGGGGCACTTCAGGGCGATGTACAGAGGGCGGCACGAGGAAGGGCGGCGGGGCGCCGCGCACCATGTCCGAGGCATCCTCCCCCTGGAAGACGCGCTGTCCCGTGAGCGCCTCGTGCAGCGTGAGCCCGAGCGCGAAGAGATCCGCTCGCCCGTCGAAGGCCTGGCCTCGCGCCTGCTCCGGCGCCAGGTAGCCCAGCTTGCCGCGCACCCGGTCCGCCTGCGTGAGCCGGACGTGAATGGCCGCGCGGGCCACGCCGAAGTCCCCCAGCTTCACCTCGCCGATGCGCGACAGCAGGATGTTGGGCGGATTCACGTCCCGGTGCACGAGGTTGAGCGGCAGTCCCTCGCTCGAGGTGCGTTGGTGCACGTAGTCGAGCGCCTGGCCCAGCTCGGCCCCGAGGTACGCCACCACCGCCAGCGGCAGCGGCCCGTGGCTCTTGAGCAGCTCGCGCAGGGACATGCCCTCGATGTGCTCCATGGCCATGAAGTAGGTGTCCCCGAAGCGGCCCACGTCGAGCACCTGGACGATGTTGGGGTGGTTGAGCAGCGAGCCCAGCTCCGCCTCCCGACGGAACAGCGTCACGAAGTCCTCGTCCTCGGCGTAGGCCGGGAGGATGCGCTTGATGGCCACCTGCTTCTCGAAGCCGCCCTCGGGGCTGTAGGTGGCGCGGAACACCTCCGCCATGCCGCCCACCCCCAGCCGCTCGTGGAGGAAGTACTTGCCCATCAGCTCCTTCTCGCGCACGGCGTGCAGCGCCTGTTCGGCCCGGTGCGTGAGGTAGCCGGCCACGAGCGCCGCCAGCCATCCGATGACGAAGTAGTAGGCGGCCCGCAGAATCACCATCGGCGGTGAGAAGATCAGGGGAATGGGCTCGGCCAGCCGGGGCCAGGCCAGCAGGAAGTAGAGCAGCACCGTTTGAGCCGCCACGAGCCCTCCCGCGAAGAGGGCCAGGCTGCGCTTGCCCCGCAGCGCCGTGAACACGATGGTCCCGGTCCAGAGCACGGCCATGGGGTTGCCCAGCGCCTGCTCGGCGGTTCCGAAGAGGGTGTCGCAGACGAAGAGGAATGCCCCGGTGGTGGTCTCCAGGACGACGTTGACCCAGTAGATGGCGGGGTGGAACCAGCCTCGCCGCAGCATCCGGGACAACACCCCGTAGTAGACGGCGAAGACGGCACACAGGCCCGCCACGGACAGGGCGCGGGGCCAGCCGATGAGCGCGTTCAGCCCGAGCGTGGAGACGATGAAGAGGCAGGACACCCGGCTGATGAACCGGGTCACCGCGGCTTCGCGGGCGATGGCGTCCGCCCGGAAGTGCTCGGCGAGCAATTGTGTGCCGAGTGGCGCCGCGCTACGCGGAGGGTCGGAGGGGGGCATGGGAAGGCTCATTGTCTCGCAGCCAGCCGTGGCGGCAAGGCGAATCCCGGCCCTCCGCCCGGGCAGGTGCTTCCGCGGCTCGCGGCGAGGCGTCCCGAACAGCCGCGGGCACGAGGTGTCCACGGCGTGTGTGGGTCCGGTGCGACGTGTCGCGGGCCCGCGCATCCCCCCGCCAACCCGGCCTGTCCGCTCCCGTGTGCTTGCGGGTAGCCAATTCCTCACATGACCCACATTTCCGGGTGTGGGAGTGTTGTCCGGGTGGATCATTCCCAGGATACGACATGGAATGTTTTCATTTCTTGAGCACGTTTCTCGACGACTGTGGACTGTGAGGCAACAGGCTCCTGGTGGGATCATGTCCCACCGCTCGCGAGGGCGATTCATCGTCGGATGGCGGACGATGTATTCGCCCGTTCTTCCGGGAGAAATGGCAACCATTACCCTGTGTTGACAGGCGAGTGTTCGCTAACGTCCACGGGTGGGGCTTTGAGTCTGGCCTCGGTAGGCAGGCAAGCTCGGTTTCCCGTATTCCCTTTCATCTTGGTTCCGCGCGGTGCTTCCTGATTCCTTGCACCCGTCAAGGAATCAGGACGGCGGGGGAGCGGAGTGGGGGGCGGGTCCAAACTGTCTGATGTTGCTGTCCGGGCTGTTGCCCACGCACCCGCCTCGGGCCCGGGGACCGCGAGCCGCTGGAGTTGCTCGCGAAGGAAGGGGCGAGGGCTGAGCGGGTGGCGATTTCTCGAGGGGGGAGACCTTTGGAACTGGATCGCGAGCATCTGCTCGCTACCTTCGCGGAGGAGTCGGAAGAGCTCCTCACCGGAATAGAGGAGATTCTCCTCTCGCTGGAGGAGCACCCGGACGAGGCACGGCTGCGGTCCATCTTCCGGAGCGCGCACTCTCTGAAGGGGGCGGCGAGCGCGCTGGGCCTCTCTGGAATGACGGACGTGGCGCACGTGCTGGAGGACGTGCTGGAGACACTGCTGGAGCGGCGTCCGCCGGTATCCGACGAGCACGTGACGCTGCTGCTGGCGGCGGTGGATCGGCTGCGGGAGTTGGTGCAGGCGGTACTGGTGGGACAGGAGCGGCCGGCGGAGGAGGACGCGGGGCTGGTGGCGCGACTGAGGGCTTGCTGCGAGTCATTGCGCCAGCAGGAGTTTCCCCGGGTGGTGTACGCCGGGCCGGCCGAGGCGTCGGCGGTGGGTGGGCGGCGCGGGCGCACGCTGCGCGTGGACGTGGAGAAGCTGGACCGCATCGCCATCCTGACGGGAGAGCTGGCCATCGCGCGCACGCGGCTGGCTCAGGTGCTGAGCACGGGCACGGCCGAGGAGGCCCTGGAGGTGCACCACGAGGCGGACCGCCTCCACGAGGAGTTGCAGGAAGAGGTGATGCGGGTGCGGATGGTGCCGGTGGGCCCGCTCTTCCGGCAGCACCTGCGCACGGTGCGCGACCTGACGCGGGTGGAGCGCAAGTGGGCGCGGCTGGTGTTGGAGGGCGAGGACGTGGAGGTGGACACGGCGCTGGTGGAGGGCCTGCGCGAGCCCCTGCTGCACCTGGTGCGCAACGCGGTGGACCACGGGATGGAGACGCCGGAGGAGCGGCGGGCGTCGGGGAAGGAGGCGTGCGGCACGCTGGTGCTCAGGGCCTTCCATGAGCCGGGCTCGCTGGTGGTGGAGCTGTCCGATGATGGCCGGGGTCTGCGCTACGCGCGGCTGCGAGAGAAGGCGCGCGAGCTGGGGATGGATCCTGGGCGGATGACGGTGGAGGAGTTGGAGGAGCTCATCTTCCTGCCGGGGCTGTCCACGGCGGAGGCGGTGACGGAGGTCTCCGGACGCGGGGTGGGCATGGACGTGGTGCGCCGGAGCGTGGAGTCGCTGCGGGGCTCGGTGACGTTGCGCAGCGAGGAGGGGAAGGGCACCACGGTGACGCTGCGGGTGCCGCTGACGCTGGCCACCATCCAGGGCTTCTCGGTGGGGGTGGGCGAGGAGACGTATGTGTTGCCGCTGGCGGCGGTGCGCGAGTGTCTGGAATTGCCCGCGGACCGCAGCGGGCAGTCCGGTGCCGGCGTCTTGAGTCTGCGAGGCCGTTCGCTGCCCTACCTGCGGCTGCGCGAGGTGCTGGGGGTGGACGGCCCCGCGTCGGCCCGGGAGAGCGTCGTCGTGCTGGGTCATGGTGGGAGCCGGGCGGGCCTGGTGGTGGACGCGCTGTATGGCGAGGGCCAGTGTGTCCTCAAGCCGCTGGGCCGGCTCTTCCGCCACCTGCCCGGCGTGTCCGGCTCCACCATTCTCGGCAGTGGTCGCGTGGGGCTCGTCCTGGACGTGCCCACCCTGCTGCGCTCCGCCATCCGCCAGCGGGCCGCCATGGGCTGAAGCCCTGATGACCTGGATCCTCCAACCGCTCGAAGGACGACCATGCTTCTCAAGAACTTCACCATTGCCCGCAAGCTGCAGCTCGGATTTGGACTTCTCGTCGTGTTGCTCGCCGCCGTCATCTGGGCCTCCTACGTCTTCTTCCAGATGTTGGTGAACAATGATGGGTACTACCGCTCCCATGACGTGCGGCTGGAATTACAGGCCATCGGCATCAACGTGATGGACATGGAGCACCGGGCGCTGGAGTACGCCTTCACGGGCAACGAGGACATCCTCGAGTCGTTGCCCCAGCGTCAGGCCGCGTTTCTCGAGTCCCATGCCCGGCTGAATGTGCTGACGGCCAGATACCCGCGTGAGCAGGAGTTGCTGCAACAGCTCGTGGAGCTGTACCAGCAGAAGTACCTCCCCCACCTCGAGCACGAGGTGGCGATGCGCCGGGATGTGGACGCGGGCCGTGTCCCCCTGGAGCGGCTCGTCGAGTACGTGAAGGAGGACAAGGGAGGAAAGAGCATGGCGCGCATGTCCAGCGCATCGGAGCTCCTCCGGCAGGAAGTACTGGAGCAGCGCCGCCGTCTCCTGGAGGAGACCGACGCGCAGACGCTGTCTGTCTCGCGGATGCTGGTGACGGGAGGTGTGGTGGGGCCGATGCTGGCGGTGCTGCTGGCGTGGCTGTTGTCGCGCAGCATCGTCCGGCCGCTGAATGAGGCGATGGGGCTCACCGGCAAGCTGGCCTCGGGAGACCTCACCGCGACCATCGAGGTGCGCGGGCGGGACGAGCCGGCGCGGATGATGGAGGGGATGAGGGAGATGGTGCAGCGCATCGGCGGCGTGCTGGGCGAAGTGCGGGGAGCGGTGGGCTCGCTGTCGGGAGCCTCGGCGCAGGTGGCGGCGGCGGCGCAGGCGCTGTCGCAGGGGACCAGTACGCAGGCGGCCTCGGTGGAGGAGACGACGGCGAGCCTGGAGCAGCTGAGCGCCTCCATCAGCCAGAACGCGGAGACGAGCAAGCGGTTGGAGATGATGGCGGTGAAGGGCGCGGCGGACGCGGAGGAGAGCGGGCTGGCGGTGAAGGAGACGGTGGAGGCGATGGTGGCCATCGCGGAGCGGATCTCCATCGTGGAGGAGATCGCGTACCAGACGAACCTGCTGGCGTTGAACGCGGCGGTGGAGGCGGCGAGGGCGGGGGAGCACGGGAGGGGATTCGCGGTGGTGGCCTCGGAGGTGAGGAAGCTGGCGGAGAGGAGTCAGAAGGCGGCCAAGGAGATAGGGAGCCTGGCGGGCAGCAGCGTGAAGGTGGCGGAGCGCTCGGGGCTGTTGCTCAAGGAGCTGGTGCCGTCGATTCGCAAGACGGCGGAGCTGGTGCAGCAGGTGACGGCGGCATCCCGGGAGCAGGCGAGCGGAGTGGTGCAGATGAACCGGGCGATGGTGCTGGTGGACCAGGTGACGCAGCGCAACGCGTCGGCGGCGGAGGAGTTGTCGTCGACGGCGGAGGAGCTGGCGGCCCAGGCCGAGTCGTTGCAGCAGATGATGACGTTCTTCCGGGTGGTGGAGGCAGGGCGGGCGGTGCTGGGAATGGCGCAGCCGGCGCGCTCGCTGAGGCCCGCTCCGGTGCACCTCCCGCCCCCTCCCATGCACTCGCCAGCGCAGGGGTTGAAGGCGGTGGCGCATGCGGTGCCGGTGCGGCTGCCGACCCCGTCATTCTCGGCGGTACCCGAGCACGCGGCGTCCAACTCGGACCACGACTTCAAGCGCTTCTAGGGGTCCTCCATGTTCGAAAATGTCAGCATCACTCGGAAGCTGCAGTTCGGGTTCGGCACGTTCGTCTCGCTGCTCGCCCTGGTCGCCTGGGGAACCTTCATTCTTTTCCAGGCTCTGGTGGAGTCGGCCGTGAACAACTACCGCTCCTACGATGGCCTGTTGGAAGTCCGGAGCATGGGCATCGCCCTGATAGATCATGAGGCGAGGCTCCAGGGCTTCGCGCTCACCAGCGACGAGACCTTCCTCGAACTCGTGCCTCAACGGCAGTCCGAGTTCCTCGCCAGCCACGCG includes these proteins:
- a CDS encoding ASCH domain-containing protein; this translates as MAGAVHDDWMQLERFSFGDGPALIDSLLALVLSGAKTATCWAARDGKLTEVGKRMVACDSTGTPRVVLETVALEQAPFDEVDEDFARAEGEGDLTLAWWREAHRAYFERNGGFDPKMLLWCERFRVVRLLQPWRDS
- a CDS encoding serine/threonine-protein kinase, encoding MPPSDPPRSAAPLGTQLLAEHFRADAIAREAAVTRFISRVSCLFIVSTLGLNALIGWPRALSVAGLCAVFAVYYGVLSRMLRRGWFHPAIYWVNVVLETTTGAFLFVCDTLFGTAEQALGNPMAVLWTGTIVFTALRGKRSLALFAGGLVAAQTVLLYFLLAWPRLAEPIPLIFSPPMVILRAAYYFVIGWLAALVAGYLTHRAEQALHAVREKELMGKYFLHERLGVGGMAEVFRATYSPEGGFEKQVAIKRILPAYAEDEDFVTLFRREAELGSLLNHPNIVQVLDVGRFGDTYFMAMEHIEGMSLRELLKSHGPLPLAVVAYLGAELGQALDYVHQRTSSEGLPLNLVHRDVNPPNILLSRIGEVKLGDFGVARAAIHVRLTQADRVRGKLGYLAPEQARGQAFDGRADLFALGLTLHEALTGQRVFQGEDASDMVRGAPPPFLVPPSVHRPEVPPALDAALMDLLRWQVAERTHRGQRLREQLCVLTGESAPYPHGQRELGRIVQEALARKEGRVPVRRSEQETRVEYIRSPVSSEQPTAVLPGGGPFANGSPEFPWQEETKQK
- a CDS encoding chemotaxis protein CheA, with product MELDREHLLATFAEESEELLTGIEEILLSLEEHPDEARLRSIFRSAHSLKGAASALGLSGMTDVAHVLEDVLETLLERRPPVSDEHVTLLLAAVDRLRELVQAVLVGQERPAEEDAGLVARLRACCESLRQQEFPRVVYAGPAEASAVGGRRGRTLRVDVEKLDRIAILTGELAIARTRLAQVLSTGTAEEALEVHHEADRLHEELQEEVMRVRMVPVGPLFRQHLRTVRDLTRVERKWARLVLEGEDVEVDTALVEGLREPLLHLVRNAVDHGMETPEERRASGKEACGTLVLRAFHEPGSLVVELSDDGRGLRYARLREKARELGMDPGRMTVEELEELIFLPGLSTAEAVTEVSGRGVGMDVVRRSVESLRGSVTLRSEEGKGTTVTLRVPLTLATIQGFSVGVGEETYVLPLAAVRECLELPADRSGQSGAGVLSLRGRSLPYLRLREVLGVDGPASARESVVVLGHGGSRAGLVVDALYGEGQCVLKPLGRLFRHLPGVSGSTILGSGRVGLVLDVPTLLRSAIRQRAAMG
- a CDS encoding methyl-accepting chemotaxis protein codes for the protein MLLKNFTIARKLQLGFGLLVVLLAAVIWASYVFFQMLVNNDGYYRSHDVRLELQAIGINVMDMEHRALEYAFTGNEDILESLPQRQAAFLESHARLNVLTARYPREQELLQQLVELYQQKYLPHLEHEVAMRRDVDAGRVPLERLVEYVKEDKGGKSMARMSSASELLRQEVLEQRRRLLEETDAQTLSVSRMLVTGGVVGPMLAVLLAWLLSRSIVRPLNEAMGLTGKLASGDLTATIEVRGRDEPARMMEGMREMVQRIGGVLGEVRGAVGSLSGASAQVAAAAQALSQGTSTQAASVEETTASLEQLSASISQNAETSKRLEMMAVKGAADAEESGLAVKETVEAMVAIAERISIVEEIAYQTNLLALNAAVEAARAGEHGRGFAVVASEVRKLAERSQKAAKEIGSLAGSSVKVAERSGLLLKELVPSIRKTAELVQQVTAASREQASGVVQMNRAMVLVDQVTQRNASAAEELSSTAEELAAQAESLQQMMTFFRVVEAGRAVLGMAQPARSLRPAPVHLPPPPMHSPAQGLKAVAHAVPVRLPTPSFSAVPEHAASNSDHDFKRF